The Chaetodon trifascialis isolate fChaTrf1 chromosome 16, fChaTrf1.hap1, whole genome shotgun sequence genome includes a region encoding these proteins:
- the slc23a1 gene encoding solute carrier family 23 member 1, whose protein sequence is MPMGEDEENEQPVEAQRAGSDMIYTIEDVPPWYLCILLGLQHYLTCFSGTVAVPFLLAEAMCVGRDQNTISLLIGTIFTTVGLTTLIQTTVGIRLPLFQASAFAFLIPAQAILSLDRWKCPSEDEIYGNWSLPYDTSHIWQPRIREIQGAIIISSVVELVIGLCGLPGLLLEYIGPLTVTPTVSLIGLSVFTTAGDRAGSHWGLSALCILLIVLFAQYLRTTSLPVPVYSRKKGLTSTRVQIFKMFPIILAILLVWLVCYILTLTNLLPSDPDLYGHKARTDARGDIMASSPWFRVPYPCQWGLPVVTVAGVMGMLSATMAGIVESIGDYYACARLSGATPPPVHAINRGIFTEGVCCIIAGLLGTGNGSTSSSPNIGVLGITKVGSRRVVQYGAGIMFLLGSVGKFTALFASLPDPILGGMFCTLFGMITAVGLSNLQLVDLNSSRNLFVLGFSMFFGLTLPTYLDTHPNSINTGLAELDQILTVLLSTEMFVGGFLAFCLDNTIPGSRQERGIVEWRSSSSSSSYDLPLGMGVIRRTHWLRWFPISPSFTGFWASDDPLPPEEEKEEEEEEAVDISLPSTKV, encoded by the exons CATTACCTGACATGTTTCAGCGGAACTGTAGCAGTACCATTTCTTCTGGCTGAGGCCATGTGTGTTGGTCGAGACCAGAACACCATCAGTCTGCTGATTGGAACCATTTTCACCACTGTTGGACTCACAACTCTGATCCAGACGACTGTGGGAATAAG acttCCTCTGTTTCAGGCCAGTGCATTTGCTTTCCTCATTCCTGCACAGGCCATCCTCAGCTTGGACCGCTGGAAGTGTCCCAGTGAGG ATGAGATTTATGGGAACTGGAGTCTTCCATATGACACTTCACACATCTGGCAGCCACGCATCAGAGAG ATCCAGGGGGCCATCATCATTTCCAGTGTTGTGGAGCTTGTGATTGGTCTGtgtgggttgccaggtttgctGTTGGAGTACATCGGCCCACTTACTGTCACTCCAACTGTCTCACTGATCGGCCTATCTGTGTTCACtacagctggagacagagctgGGTCCCACTGGGGCCTGTCAGCACT gTGTATTTTGCTCATCGTGCTTTTTGCACAGTACCTTAGAacgacatcacttcctgttcctgtctaCAGTAGGAAGAAAGGACTGACCTCCACCAGAGTCCAGATCttcaaaatgtttcct ATCATCCTCGCCATCTTGTTGGTTTGGCTTGTCTGCTACATTCTCACTTTGACCAATCTGTTGCCGAGTGACCCTGATCTCTACGGACACAAGGCCCGGACCGATGCCCGTGGTGACATCATGGCTTCATCACCCTGGTTCAGAGTGCCCTACCCCT GCCAGTGGGGGTTGCCAGTGGTAACGGTTGCCGGGGTGATGGGAATGCTGAGTGCCACCATGGCAGGCATCGTAGAGTCGATTGGTGATTACTATGCTTGCGCTCGTCTGTCTGGAGCTACACCCCCTCCAGTCCATGCCATCAACAG ggGAATCTTCACTGAGGGTGTCTGCTGCATCATTGCTGGCCTTTTAGGGACAGGAAAtggctccacctcctccagtcCAAATATTGGCGTTTTAGGCATCACCAAG GTGGGCAGCAGGCGAGTGGTGCAGTATGGGGCAGGAATCATGTTCCTGTTGGGATCAGTCGGGAAGTTCACGGCTCTGTTTGCCTCACTGCCAGATCCGATCCTTGGGGGAATGTTCTGCACATTGTTTG GTATGATCACAGCTGTCGGCCTGTCTAACCTGCAACTGGTGGACTTGAACTCCTCCAGAAATCTTTTTGTTCTTGGGTTTTCAATGTTCTTTGGTCTGACTCTGCCGACGTACCTGGACACACACCCCAACTCCATCAACACAG gtcttgcagagctggaccagattctgaCTGTTCTTCTGTCCACTGAGATGTTTGTTGGAGGTTTTCTGGCTTTTTGTCTTGACAATACAAtaccag gctccAGACAGGAGCGAGGTATAGTTGAatggaggtcctcttcctcctcttcctcttatGATCTTCCTCTGGGGATGGGTGTGATCAGACGGACTCATTGGCTCAGATggtttcccatcagcccctccTTCACAGGTTTCTGGGCATCTGATGATCCGCTGCCacctgaggaggaaaaggaagaggaggaggaggaagctgttGACATCAGCCTGCCCAGTACCAAGGTCTGA